A stretch of bacterium DNA encodes these proteins:
- a CDS encoding nucleotidyltransferase domain-containing protein, translated as MGKGLWLLKKIKEEKRAGREESRRALLQDAKEKLTHYFQDKNAREVYLFGSITREEGFYDWSDVDIAISLPDGDYFRMISEIEGLLGRDIHLVLLEGCGFEERIRKEGIKIL; from the coding sequence ATGGGAAAAGGTTTGTGGCTGCTTAAGAAGATAAAGGAAGAAAAAAGGGCAGGTCGTGAGGAGTCAAGAAGGGCCTTGCTCCAAGATGCCAAAGAAAAGCTCACTCATTACTTTCAGGATAAGAATGCGAGGGAGGTCTACCTTTTTGGCTCCATCACCAGGGAGGAGGGGTTTTATGACTGGTCGGATGTGGATATTGCCATCTCTTTACCTGATGGGGATTACTTCAGGATGATCTCTGAAATAGAGGGGCTCCTTGGCCGAGACATTCATCTCGTTCTCCTGGAAGGATGTGGTTTTGAGGAAAGGATAAGAAAGGAGGGAATAAAGATACTATGA